From Tripterygium wilfordii isolate XIE 37 chromosome 16, ASM1340144v1, whole genome shotgun sequence, one genomic window encodes:
- the LOC119980388 gene encoding glycine-rich RNA-binding protein 3, mitochondrial-like: MAFFSKVGNILRQTATKQVNAELYASRPSIYQVIRCMSSSKLFVGGVSFSTDDSSLREAFGKYGEVIEARIIQDRETGRSRGFGFVTYTTNEDASSAIQALDGKDLHGRQIRVNYANDRARPAFGGGGYGGGGGDYGGGGYGGGGGGYGGGGGGYGGGGGYGSNTSGDGFGRGGNYGNDNYASGGGSYGGSVSSASGGFDGNSGTVGGFNGSSGLGYGGGEHFGGNEGNNIDSAGGDMNPGNPSEGNYRDDFDDTGDFAKRA, translated from the exons ATGGCTTTCTTCAGTAAGGTTGGAAATATACTCAGGCAGACTGCAACCAAGCAGGTCAATGCAGAATTATATGCATCCAGACCTTCCATTTATCAAGTAATACGGTGCATGTCGTCCTCAAAACTTTTCGTTGGAG GTGTTTCATTTAGCACAGATGATTCAAGCCTAAGAGAGGCTTTTGGTAAATATGGCGAGGTTATTGAAG CTAGGATCATTCAGGATCGTGAGACTGGTAGGTCTAGAGGATTTGGCTTTGTTACATACACTACAAATGAGGATGCTTCCAGTGCCATCCAGGCGTTGGATGGAAAG GATCTTCATGGTCGTCAGATAAGGGTGAATTATGCTAATGATAGAGCTCGTCCAGCCTTTGGTGGTGGAGgctatggtggtggtggtggtgattatGGTGGCGGTGgttatggtggtggtggaggtggttatggtggtggtggaggtggttaTGGTGGTGGAGGGGGTTATGGCAGTAATACTAGTGGTGATGGCTTTGGAAGGGGAGGAAATTACGGCAATGACAATTATGCCAGTGGTGGTGGTTCCTATGGAGGAAGTGTCAGTTCTGCCAGTGGTGGCTTTGATGGAAACAGTGGTACTGTTGGTGGATTCAATGGAAGTTCTGGTTTGGGATATGGTGGGGGTGAGCATTTTGGTGGCAATGAAGGTAACAACATCGACAGTGCTGGTGGAGATATGAACCCAGGTAACCCTTCAGAAGGAAATTACAGGGACGATTTTGACGACACTGGGGACTTTGCAAAAAGGGCATGA